A single region of the Pseudorhodoplanes sp. genome encodes:
- a CDS encoding xanthine dehydrogenase family protein subunit M — MSDINNYVAPRSLDEAAEALRAGNVTLLAGGTDLMPQSRSGRTPLRPTLVNIRRIPELRGLSESGGTIRIGPLATITELRDSALVRERLQALWQACDSFASDQVRNAATIGGNICNASPAGDTLVPLLVLDAQVELASKPNGALAKRALPLADFVLGPGQTARASTELLSGIVVASSPEDFISSFFKFGTRPALDISMISIGFAARRAGKTLRDVRVAFGAVAPRPIRAPATEAALEGKALDDNVIGAAAKAADAEIHPISDVRASDWYRREMVRNMFTRMLTHVRDH, encoded by the coding sequence ATGTCGGATATCAACAATTACGTCGCCCCACGCTCGCTTGATGAAGCCGCAGAAGCGCTGCGCGCGGGCAATGTCACACTTCTTGCCGGCGGAACCGACCTGATGCCGCAGAGCCGCAGCGGCCGTACACCATTGCGGCCGACGCTGGTGAACATCCGGCGCATTCCGGAATTGCGTGGCCTCTCGGAATCCGGCGGCACGATCCGGATCGGACCGCTTGCCACCATCACCGAGCTGCGCGACTCAGCTCTCGTGCGCGAACGCCTGCAGGCGCTGTGGCAGGCATGCGACAGCTTCGCCAGCGACCAGGTCCGCAACGCCGCGACCATTGGAGGCAACATCTGCAATGCCTCGCCGGCCGGCGACACGCTCGTGCCTCTCCTTGTTCTCGATGCGCAAGTAGAACTCGCGAGCAAGCCGAACGGCGCGCTTGCGAAGCGTGCCCTGCCCCTTGCGGATTTCGTGCTCGGGCCCGGCCAGACCGCCCGTGCCTCAACCGAGCTCCTCTCCGGCATCGTCGTTGCGTCGTCGCCTGAGGATTTCATCAGCTCATTCTTCAAGTTCGGAACGCGGCCGGCGCTCGATATTTCGATGATCTCAATTGGGTTTGCGGCACGGCGCGCCGGAAAGACGCTGCGTGATGTTCGCGTTGCCTTCGGCGCCGTGGCGCCGCGGCCGATCCGGGCACCGGCGACCGAGGCTGCGCTCGAGGGCAAGGCGCTCGACGACAATGTCATCGGCGCTGCGGCAAAGGCGGCCGACGCGGAAATTCATCCGATCAGCGATGTGCGCGCTTCCGACTGGTACCGACGCGAGATGGTGAGAAACATGTTCACGAGGATGCTGACCCATGTCCGCGACCATTGA
- a CDS encoding cobalamin B12-binding domain-containing protein, giving the protein MTRTSPIRILLAKPGLDGHDQGAKVVARALMEAGFEVIYTGLRQTPEAVVRAAKDNDADVIALSSMAGSHVPFCEKLTPLLEKAGLADRLCIIGGNLPKRDHDHLRQLGFRGIFPSSSRLDDIVNYVRANVP; this is encoded by the coding sequence ATGACGCGCACGAGCCCAATCCGCATATTGCTCGCCAAGCCTGGCCTCGACGGACATGACCAGGGCGCCAAGGTCGTGGCGCGCGCGTTGATGGAGGCCGGATTCGAGGTCATCTACACCGGTCTTCGCCAAACTCCGGAGGCAGTGGTGCGCGCCGCCAAGGACAATGACGCGGATGTCATCGCGTTGTCCTCGATGGCGGGTTCGCACGTGCCGTTCTGCGAGAAGTTGACGCCGCTTCTGGAAAAAGCGGGGCTTGCCGACCGCCTTTGCATCATCGGCGGCAATTTGCCCAAGCGCGATCACGATCATCTGCGGCAGCTCGGTTTTCGCGGCATCTTTCCGTCGAGCTCGCGACTCGACGACATCGTCAACTACGTCCGGGCGAACGTGCCATGA
- a CDS encoding hydantoinase B/oxoprolinase family protein, whose amino-acid sequence MKVDPILLSVYARTFRSITDEMSISMTRTTRSPILCEAKDFVTGLYDAEGRMLEQTENLPILAFSLAPVCKHIRSYFGDDIHPGDVIFHNDVFSLGNQNNDVAVYKPVFFEDELVAWTAVKGHQADIGGAVAGGYNPNAVEVWQEALRIPPVKVYERGKLRKDVWDLIFANIRFDIVQHDMKAEIGACRVGERRVIELLKKYGRESFELHKQALFEATRKMMEAEIATIPNGTYKGEGSVYYDGRHPDSQFKVRVKITVEDKRITFDYSESDPQTNGFVNGTFTSSASATILTLLQMVNPDIPHNEGMVEPIEIVIPQGTILNAAYPKATTFGNHLCPPNADAIQRALAPVMPERVTAGWNNLLCSLTTGIDPQKNEKYVDIGFMGLKGGSGAMRGTDGYDHIGMIDASGGVLDQDYEMFEQQTPHRLIKHEYLCDSAGPGQWRGGLGVETIFEIGSDDTQLVTFGDGDFEPAFGLFGGGPGTLNFIRLTYPDGTVRTPRNKDLITGVPAGTRYHQQAGGGGGYGDPKLRDRVKLAEEVRDGVISEDAARRFYGL is encoded by the coding sequence ATGAAGGTCGATCCGATCCTGCTGTCGGTCTATGCACGCACCTTCAGATCGATCACCGACGAGATGTCGATCTCGATGACGCGCACCACCCGATCGCCCATTCTGTGCGAGGCGAAGGATTTCGTTACCGGCCTTTATGATGCCGAGGGCCGGATGCTCGAGCAGACGGAAAATCTGCCGATCCTCGCCTTCTCGCTCGCACCGGTCTGCAAGCACATACGCTCGTATTTTGGCGATGATATCCATCCCGGCGACGTCATCTTTCATAATGACGTCTTCTCGCTCGGCAATCAGAACAACGACGTCGCGGTCTACAAACCGGTCTTCTTCGAGGATGAACTGGTCGCCTGGACCGCGGTCAAGGGTCATCAAGCCGACATCGGCGGCGCGGTTGCCGGCGGTTACAACCCCAACGCCGTCGAGGTGTGGCAGGAGGCGCTGCGCATCCCCCCAGTCAAGGTCTATGAGCGCGGCAAGCTGCGCAAGGACGTCTGGGACCTGATCTTCGCCAATATTCGCTTCGATATCGTGCAGCACGACATGAAGGCCGAGATCGGCGCCTGCCGCGTCGGCGAGCGGCGTGTCATCGAGCTCTTGAAGAAATACGGCCGCGAAAGCTTCGAACTTCACAAGCAGGCACTGTTCGAGGCGACGCGTAAGATGATGGAAGCGGAAATCGCGACCATCCCCAACGGTACCTACAAAGGCGAAGGCTCGGTCTACTACGACGGCCGCCATCCGGACTCACAGTTTAAGGTGAGGGTCAAGATCACGGTCGAGGACAAGCGCATCACGTTCGACTATTCGGAATCCGATCCGCAGACCAACGGCTTCGTCAACGGCACGTTCACCTCCAGCGCGTCGGCTACCATTCTGACGCTGCTGCAGATGGTCAATCCCGACATCCCGCACAATGAGGGAATGGTTGAGCCGATCGAGATCGTCATTCCGCAAGGCACCATCCTCAACGCCGCCTATCCCAAGGCCACAACCTTCGGCAACCATCTCTGTCCGCCCAACGCCGACGCCATCCAGCGCGCACTGGCGCCGGTCATGCCGGAGCGTGTCACCGCTGGCTGGAACAACCTCCTCTGCTCGCTCACCACCGGCATCGATCCCCAGAAGAATGAGAAATACGTCGACATCGGTTTCATGGGCCTCAAAGGAGGCTCGGGCGCCATGCGCGGCACCGACGGCTATGACCATATCGGCATGATCGACGCGTCCGGCGGCGTGCTCGATCAGGACTACGAGATGTTCGAGCAGCAGACGCCGCATCGGCTGATCAAGCACGAATATCTGTGCGACTCGGCCGGCCCCGGCCAGTGGCGCGGCGGCCTCGGCGTCGAGACGATCTTCGAGATCGGCTCCGATGACACCCAGTTGGTGACCTTCGGCGACGGCGATTTCGAGCCTGCCTTCGGCCTGTTCGGCGGCGGGCCCGGCACGCTCAATTTCATCCGCCTCACCTACCCGGACGGTACCGTGCGCACACCGCGCAACAAGGACCTGATCACCGGCGTGCCCGCCGGCACCCGCTATCACCAGCAGGCGGGCGGCGGCGGCGGCTACGGCGATCCGAAGCTGCGCGATCGTGTGAAGCTCGCCGAGGAGGTGCGCGACGGGGTCATTTCCGAGGATGCCGCGCGGAGGTTCTATGGACTTTGA
- a CDS encoding acyl-CoA dehydrogenase family protein: MDFDLSPEQRAIRETFARFCDERIAPQAAALDAAHAFPRALFGELAALGLFSMRYPEEDGGSGLALTEFCLALEEIARGSMSVAGCVAMQSLMATKFLHMLGNADIRERLFRPALKGEKIGAICMTEPNAGSDLNGIATRASRVDGGYLLNGQKTWVTSAPVADFFTVFAKAGNEKKLTIFLVERNFRGLTIGRSIEKMGVWALPTSEVAFSDCFVPESHRLSQEEGDGEVHLRKTLAEIRIITGAMSNGIARAALDAAVHYAAERKQFGKPIDRYQATQMKLAEMATNLKAATHLVHHAAWLRDNGRPHHKEAAMAKLFASEAAARICDRAARIFASYGYAMEYPAQRFLRDVRFTLIGGGTSEILQLVIAKEVCA; the protein is encoded by the coding sequence ATGGACTTTGACCTCAGCCCCGAGCAGCGCGCGATCCGCGAAACCTTCGCCCGCTTCTGTGACGAACGCATCGCCCCGCAAGCGGCCGCGCTCGATGCCGCGCACGCGTTTCCACGCGCGCTGTTCGGCGAGCTTGCCGCCCTGGGGCTCTTCAGCATGCGCTATCCGGAGGAGGACGGCGGCTCCGGGCTCGCCCTCACCGAATTCTGCCTTGCGCTCGAAGAGATCGCGCGCGGCTCCATGTCGGTGGCCGGCTGCGTCGCCATGCAATCGCTGATGGCGACAAAATTTCTGCACATGCTCGGCAACGCCGACATTCGCGAGCGCCTGTTCAGACCGGCACTCAAGGGCGAAAAGATCGGCGCCATCTGCATGACCGAGCCGAATGCCGGCAGCGATCTCAACGGGATCGCGACCAGGGCATCCAGGGTCGATGGCGGCTACCTGCTCAACGGCCAGAAGACCTGGGTGACTTCGGCGCCGGTCGCCGACTTCTTCACGGTGTTCGCCAAGGCGGGGAACGAGAAGAAGCTGACGATCTTCCTCGTCGAGCGGAACTTCCGCGGACTCACGATCGGACGCAGCATCGAAAAGATGGGGGTCTGGGCTCTGCCGACCTCGGAAGTCGCATTCTCCGATTGCTTCGTGCCGGAAAGCCACCGCCTGTCGCAGGAAGAGGGCGACGGCGAGGTGCACCTGCGCAAGACACTGGCCGAAATCCGCATCATCACCGGCGCGATGTCGAACGGAATCGCGCGTGCAGCGCTCGACGCAGCGGTGCACTACGCGGCGGAGCGCAAGCAATTCGGCAAGCCGATCGACCGCTATCAGGCGACCCAGATGAAACTGGCCGAGATGGCGACCAATCTCAAAGCCGCGACCCATCTCGTTCACCATGCTGCTTGGCTGCGCGACAATGGCAGGCCGCACCACAAGGAAGCGGCCATGGCCAAGCTGTTTGCCAGCGAAGCGGCGGCGCGCATCTGCGACCGCGCGGCGCGCATTTTCGCCTCCTACGGCTACGCGATGGAATACCCGGCGCAGCGCTTCCTTCGCGACGTTCGCTTCACACTGATCGGTGGCGGAACCAGTGAAATCCTCCAGCTTGTTATCGCCAAGGAGGTCTGCGCATGA
- a CDS encoding (2Fe-2S)-binding protein, with protein MSATIDIRFRLNGVDTEVSVPATMSALEMLRDRLDLTGTKYACGEGECGACTISVDGVTVNSCLMFAADCDGRELMTIEGLAASSVGEALRASFTRNGAVQCGFCTPGIMMQAHSVLQKHGSCEPADLKRTIEGNLCRCTGYVKIIDSMAEACVAADEGA; from the coding sequence ATGTCCGCGACCATTGATATCCGATTCCGGCTCAACGGCGTCGACACCGAGGTGTCGGTGCCGGCGACCATGAGCGCGCTGGAAATGCTGCGTGATCGTCTTGACCTGACCGGCACCAAGTACGCCTGCGGCGAGGGCGAGTGCGGCGCCTGCACCATCAGTGTGGATGGCGTCACGGTCAATTCGTGCCTGATGTTTGCAGCCGACTGCGACGGGCGCGAGCTGATGACCATCGAGGGACTTGCAGCGAGCTCAGTCGGCGAGGCGCTCAGGGCGAGCTTCACCAGGAACGGGGCCGTGCAGTGTGGATTCTGCACGCCTGGCATCATGATGCAGGCGCACAGCGTATTGCAAAAGCACGGGAGCTGCGAGCCCGCCGATCTGAAGCGCACGATCGAAGGCAACCTGTGCCGGTGCACCGGCTACGTAAAGATCATCGATTCGATGGCCGAGGCGTGCGTGGCCGCGGATGAAGGAGCCTGA
- a CDS encoding methylmalonyl-CoA mutase family protein: MSDERRSNTRRVVNESGIEIKPVYTPADVEQSGGFSFIGEPGAYPFVRGIHPLMYRHRPYTMRQYTGFGNAADTNARFKYLIANGQTGLNVAFDLPTQCGLDSDDPLAHGEIGRVGMAVDTLRDFEIAFDGIDLDKITVSLTINGAAPQLIAMYLAMAQKRGYDVRKLRGTAQNDILKEFIGRGTWIYPVEPSVRLVGDTIEYCAQHAPKYSPVSVCGYHIRESGANPIQEMAYGFCIAKAYADEVVARGLDIDEFAGRLSFNFNVFGNIFEQVAKFRAGRGLWAKIIKEQYGAQKPESLWLRMLAGGGGGGLTFEQPEINIVRGAYYGLIAALSGAQTTALCCFDEAYTIPSEYAQRISLRTLQLLITEMGLADTVDPLGGSWYVETLTNQMRQRMEEVMAELDAEGGIKALIADGTIQARVSAQAYSTQRAIESGEFPKVGVNCYRNETAEDIDVEMHPYDEEDGARQIADLNATRRSRDATCVRDTLARLRSDAQAGRNVMPAIVEAVNAYASVGEITTELAAVYGRYREPVKF, encoded by the coding sequence ATGAGTGACGAGCGTCGTTCAAACACTCGCCGGGTGGTCAATGAATCCGGCATCGAGATCAAGCCGGTCTATACGCCGGCCGACGTGGAGCAGAGCGGCGGCTTCTCATTCATCGGCGAGCCCGGCGCCTACCCCTTCGTGCGCGGCATCCATCCGCTGATGTACCGCCACCGGCCCTATACCATGCGGCAATATACCGGCTTCGGGAATGCCGCCGATACCAATGCCCGCTTCAAATACCTGATTGCCAACGGCCAGACCGGGCTCAATGTCGCCTTCGATCTGCCGACCCAATGCGGGCTCGACTCCGACGACCCGCTTGCGCATGGAGAGATCGGCCGCGTCGGCATGGCGGTCGATACCTTGCGCGATTTCGAAATCGCCTTCGATGGCATCGACCTCGACAAGATCACGGTCTCGCTCACCATCAACGGCGCGGCGCCCCAGCTCATCGCCATGTATCTCGCAATGGCGCAAAAGCGCGGCTACGACGTGCGCAAGCTGCGCGGCACAGCGCAGAACGACATCCTCAAGGAATTCATTGGACGCGGCACCTGGATCTACCCGGTCGAACCGTCGGTCAGGCTCGTCGGTGATACGATTGAGTACTGCGCGCAGCACGCTCCGAAATACAGCCCGGTTTCGGTCTGCGGCTATCACATCCGCGAATCCGGCGCGAACCCGATCCAGGAAATGGCCTACGGCTTTTGCATCGCCAAGGCCTATGCCGACGAGGTGGTCGCGCGCGGTCTCGACATTGACGAATTCGCCGGTCGCCTGTCGTTCAACTTCAACGTCTTCGGCAACATCTTCGAGCAGGTGGCGAAGTTTCGCGCCGGCCGCGGCCTGTGGGCGAAGATCATCAAGGAGCAATATGGCGCGCAAAAGCCGGAATCGCTGTGGCTGCGGATGCTGGCCGGCGGCGGCGGCGGCGGACTGACCTTCGAGCAGCCGGAAATCAATATCGTTCGTGGCGCCTACTACGGGCTGATCGCCGCACTTTCCGGCGCGCAGACCACGGCTTTGTGCTGCTTCGACGAGGCCTACACGATTCCGAGCGAATATGCCCAGCGCATATCGCTCCGCACCTTGCAATTGCTCATCACGGAGATGGGACTGGCCGACACCGTCGATCCGCTGGGCGGCTCCTGGTACGTCGAGACGCTGACCAACCAGATGCGTCAGCGCATGGAAGAGGTGATGGCGGAGTTAGATGCGGAGGGCGGCATCAAGGCGCTCATCGCCGATGGTACTATCCAGGCCAGGGTCTCCGCGCAGGCCTATAGCACCCAGCGCGCGATTGAATCCGGCGAGTTTCCCAAGGTTGGCGTCAATTGCTACCGCAACGAAACCGCCGAGGATATCGACGTGGAGATGCATCCTTACGACGAGGAGGACGGCGCACGGCAGATTGCCGATCTGAACGCGACGCGGCGCAGCCGCGACGCAACGTGCGTCCGCGACACACTCGCGCGCCTGCGCAGCGATGCGCAGGCTGGCCGCAATGTGATGCCCGCCATCGTCGAAGCGGTGAATGCCTACGCGTCAGTCGGAGAGATCACCACGGAGCTTGCGGCAGTGTACGGGCGTTACCGCGAGCCGGTGAAGTTCTAG